The DNA sequence TAAGGATTAAAGATATTGCATCAAGAATGGGAATATCAATGCCGAGTGTCTCTTCTGCTATGAAAAATTTAATCAATCAGGGCTTTGTGTGCCACCCCCGCTATGATCTGGTGAAACTAACAACAGAGGGGGTGTTCCTTGCAGAACAACTTGAGAGAAGATTTATTATTATTAAATCGTTTTTATCGGATATTTTAAAAATTGATCTGGAAATTGCTGAGAAAGATACATGCCAGATTGAACACAGAATCAGTCCGGAGACTGTAAAACAGATGGAAAATTTCCTTAAATTAAAAAAAATATAGTTCATGATATAATTGATGACAGGAATCAGAAGAAATGGATTTAATTACACTGGAACAGGCAGAAAAGAACACTGAGTGGACTGTTAAAAAAATAGACGGCGGAGTAACGGTAAGGCGTAGGCTGAACCAGATGGGTATTCACCTCGGCGATGTGGTAGTAGTCAGAAGAAGCGGTATTATGGGCGGTCCCCTTCTTGTTGAAGTACACGGAAGCGAAGTTGCAATCGGCAGGGGAATGGCAAAAAAAATTATTGTGAGTAGAGAATGATGGATTTAAACAATAAATCAGATCAAGAGTTTGATTTTAATATTGTTCTTGTGGGACAGCCGAACTGCGGTAAGAGTACTATTTTTAATGAGGTAGCAGGTTATCGTTCCATATCTTCAAATTTCCCGGGTGCAACAATCCAATATACAAAAAGTAGAGTAAGGGTAGGCGGTGAAGTATGCGCGCTTGTGGATCTTCCGGGGATATATTCTCTTTCCTCCTTTGATGAAGCAGAAAGAGTCAGTCAGCAGTATCTCATAAATGGGCCTGTTGATGTTATTGTAAACGTAATAGATGCTTCCCTTCTCGGCCGAAGCCTTGAACTGACTTTGCAGCTTCTTGATCTTAAAATTCCCATGGTAGTATGCCTTAACATGATAGATGAGGCCGAGAAAAAGGGTATATTTATTGATACTTCCGAATTGTCAAAAAAATTGGGAGTGGTTGTTGTTACAACAGTTGCTTCAAGAGGCAGGGGTATAGATAATCTTTTCAAAAGTGTAGTTGAAACAGCGGAGAAAGGTACTACCGGGAATATAATTAAAAACAGCAGGGATGTTGAAATAATAATTGCAAAGCTTGCAGGAATACTTAAAGACAGCCTTGATTCTTCTCTGCCTTTTCTCGGAAGGCTTCTTGCTGTAAAATTACTTGAGAATGATCCTTTTTTTGTTGATTACATAAATCAATCTCATCCCGAGTTAACAAAAGCCATTGAGGATTTTCAGAAGGAACTTTCCAGAACGCATGGACGGCCTTCAGATGCAGTTATGAACGGTGAGCGTCATGCATTATCCCTGACACTATTCGAGGAAGTAACACGTCTTGGCAAACCGAAAAAAGACTGGCGAAAGAGTGTTGACAAAGTATTGATGCATAATGTGTGGGGATATTTTTTCCTGGTTTTGTTTTTATTTATTTTTTTTAACACAATATTCCGGTTTGGAGCTCTTATAGAAGCGCCGATGATGGCACTTGTTGAACAGGGAGTAAAAGAAACAGCCAGGATGTTCGGCTCAGGCTCTATGGCCGCAATGGTATCCGGCGCTGTAATTAATGGCTTTGGCGGAGGCCTTGCAATTATACTTCCATACCTTTTTCCGTTTTTGTTCGGCCTTGCACTTCTTGAGGACATTGGTTACCTGCCCCGTGTTGCATTCCTGATGGATGCTTTTATGCATAAAATCGGGCTGCACGGAAAAGCAGTAATACCTGCTGTAATAGGTTATGGCTGCAATGTTCCTGCAATTATGGCTACAAGGATTCTTGAATCGCCGAGAGACAGATTTATAGCAAGTTTAATTGCAGCAATGGTTCCGTGTGCAGCAAGAATGACTATTATAATGGGGCTTGTTGGATTTTATCTCGGAGGTACTGCTGCAATGCTGATTTATCTTCTTAACCTAATTGTAATCAGTATTTCAGGTAGAGTACTTTCAAAGCTTCTGCCTGAGGTAACTCCGGGTATGCTGCTTGAGATACCTCAGTATCAGATTCCGAGAATAGAAACTCTTTTGCAGAAAACGTGGCTGCGATTAAAGGAATTTATTTTTATTGCATGGCCCCTTCTTGTAGGCGGAAGTATTATTCTGGGTTTTATTGAATATTTTAATTTCAGTATGCTTATAAATAAAATGTTATCCCCCATTACATGGATTCTCGGGCTTCCTTCTCAAACAGGAATAACATTGATATTCGGTGTGTTCAAAAAAGAGCTTTCAATGCTTATGCTTTTTCAGGCAATGGGAACCCGGGATCTGCTTACAGTTATGACTTATGGGCAGATACTTGTGTTTACTGTTTTTATTGTGTTCTATGTTCCCTGTGTTGCAACAATAGGAGCGCTATATAAAGCAATCGGCTCTAAGCGTATGATTTTGATAACTGTTTTTACTTTCATTCTTGCTCTTGTAATAGGATTCCTTACCCGTGTCCTTACGTGGGTTGTGTGGTAAAATATTTATTTAGTTGTATTGGTTTTAAAAAAATATTACTTACTATTACAAGGTCGCGTGACAATCTTATAGACGAAAAGGCGATTAAATTTTTGTTAGAAATATTTAGGAAGTTACTATTTATGTCATTCCTGCGGAAGCAGGAATCCAGAAAAGTCTGTAAAAATAGAGATGAAGATATATTATGTTTACATATTGGCAAGTAAGAGGAATGGAACACTTTACATAGGAGTAACTAACAATCTTGCCAGAAGAGTGTATGAACACAAGGAAAACAAAGTTTCTGGATTTACATCAAAATATAATGTGCATAAACTTGTTTATTTTGAAGAAAGTTTTGATATTACTAGTGCGATAAATCGGGAGAAGCAGCTTAAGAAGTGGAAGAGAAAGTGGAAATTAGAATTAATAGAGAAGTATAACCCAAATTGGAAGGATTTGTACGAAGATATAAAATAACTGGATGCCTGCTTTCGCAGGCATGACAAGTTGGGGTATATAACGGAAAAGTCCCATGAAAGAAGCAAAATTATATAAAAAAAATTCTGACGGATCTGTTACGTGTCTGACATGTGCGCATAAGTGCAGAATTGCTGGTGGAAAGAGGGGAATCTGCAGAGTCAGGGAAAACAGAGATTCCCGCTTGTACACCTTAGTATATGGCAATCCTGTTGCCACGCATATTGATCCAATTGAGAAAAAACCGCTGTTTCATTTTCTCCCTGGTTCTTCTGCTTTTTCTATTGCAACTGTGGGATGCAATATGCACTGCTTAAACTGCCAGAATGCTGATATATCTCAGGCAGGGCCTGAACCAGGCAGTGGATTTTCCGATGTTCCTCCGGAAGATATTGTAAACTCTGCTCTGCAGAGAGGGTGCGGCGCAATTGCTTACACATATACCGAACCTGCAATATTTTTTGATTATGCATATGATATTTCCCTGCTTGCACATAAAGAAGGGATAAAAAATATTTTTATTACCAACGGATTCTGGTCAGAAGAAGCATTAAAAGAGATAGCACCGTTTATGCACGGTGCAAATGTTGACCTCAAGTTTTTCAAAGATGAAATGTATAAAAAGATATGCGGCGCAAGTCTTAAACCTGTCCTTGATACAATCATAAGAATGAAAGAATTCGGTGTGTGGGTGGAACTTACTACCCTTATTATCCCCGGACTGAATGATTCTGCTGAAGAACTTAAAAAGATTGCAGAATTCATAGTATCAGTTGATAAATCAATCCCCTGGCACATAAGCAGATTTTATCCCACATACAAAATGAATGATATTCCTCCCACTCCTGCTGATACACTTAAGAATGCCAGGGAGATCGGGTTTGAGGCAGGGCTCAGATTTGTTT is a window from the bacterium genome containing:
- a CDS encoding metal-dependent transcriptional regulator — its product is MKSNLSPNMEDYLKTVHTLQLEKGAVRIKDIASRMGISMPSVSSAMKNLINQGFVCHPRYDLVKLTTEGVFLAEQLERRFIIIKSFLSDILKIDLEIAEKDTCQIEHRISPETVKQMENFLKLKKI
- a CDS encoding ferrous iron transport protein A, giving the protein MDLITLEQAEKNTEWTVKKIDGGVTVRRRLNQMGIHLGDVVVVRRSGIMGGPLLVEVHGSEVAIGRGMAKKIIVSRE
- the feoB gene encoding ferrous iron transport protein B; amino-acid sequence: MDLNNKSDQEFDFNIVLVGQPNCGKSTIFNEVAGYRSISSNFPGATIQYTKSRVRVGGEVCALVDLPGIYSLSSFDEAERVSQQYLINGPVDVIVNVIDASLLGRSLELTLQLLDLKIPMVVCLNMIDEAEKKGIFIDTSELSKKLGVVVVTTVASRGRGIDNLFKSVVETAEKGTTGNIIKNSRDVEIIIAKLAGILKDSLDSSLPFLGRLLAVKLLENDPFFVDYINQSHPELTKAIEDFQKELSRTHGRPSDAVMNGERHALSLTLFEEVTRLGKPKKDWRKSVDKVLMHNVWGYFFLVLFLFIFFNTIFRFGALIEAPMMALVEQGVKETARMFGSGSMAAMVSGAVINGFGGGLAIILPYLFPFLFGLALLEDIGYLPRVAFLMDAFMHKIGLHGKAVIPAVIGYGCNVPAIMATRILESPRDRFIASLIAAMVPCAARMTIIMGLVGFYLGGTAAMLIYLLNLIVISISGRVLSKLLPEVTPGMLLEIPQYQIPRIETLLQKTWLRLKEFIFIAWPLLVGGSIILGFIEYFNFSMLINKMLSPITWILGLPSQTGITLIFGVFKKELSMLMLFQAMGTRDLLTVMTYGQILVFTVFIVFYVPCVATIGALYKAIGSKRMILITVFTFILALVIGFLTRVLTWVVW
- a CDS encoding GIY-YIG nuclease family protein; translation: MKIYYVYILASKRNGTLYIGVTNNLARRVYEHKENKVSGFTSKYNVHKLVYFEESFDITSAINREKQLKKWKRKWKLELIEKYNPNWKDLYEDIK
- the amrS gene encoding AmmeMemoRadiSam system radical SAM enzyme — its product is MKEAKLYKKNSDGSVTCLTCAHKCRIAGGKRGICRVRENRDSRLYTLVYGNPVATHIDPIEKKPLFHFLPGSSAFSIATVGCNMHCLNCQNADISQAGPEPGSGFSDVPPEDIVNSALQRGCGAIAYTYTEPAIFFDYAYDISLLAHKEGIKNIFITNGFWSEEALKEIAPFMHGANVDLKFFKDEMYKKICGASLKPVLDTIIRMKEFGVWVELTTLIIPGLNDSAEELKKIAEFIVSVDKSIPWHISRFYPTYKMNDIPPTPADTLKNAREIGFEAGLRFVYTGNIPGDTGENTFCPSCGRELISRYGFSVGNINIEHGKCRWCGEKIEGVWGK